In the genome of Maridesulfovibrio zosterae DSM 11974, the window GACCGTCAAGAATCGGAGCTTTCGCACCACAGAGGATGGAAGCACCACGATCATTACCGATCATCAGTGCACGAGGCATTGTGTTGATACAATGCATGCAGTGCATACATTCTTTGTCGTTGATTTCGAGTTTGCCGTCAGCGTACTTGATGCACTTGCCTGGGCAGAGTTCAACAACTTCTTTCTGGATATCAAACTTACCCCAGTCGCGACCGGAGTGAGCACCAGCGTTAGGAGCGAATTCACCGCCGACGTAAGCTGCAACAGCTTCCTGGTCAATGCGGATTTCATCACGCCAGATACCTACAACTGAAAAGTCAGAACGAGCGAGAGCACAAACACAGCTGTTTGGACAAGCGTCGAATTTAAACTTAAATTTGTAGGGGAAAGCAGGACGGTGAAGTTCGTCCTGAAATTCCATGGTCATGTCGTAACAGAGAGCCTGTGCATCGTAACAAGCATACTCACAACGAGACATACCAAGACATGCTGCAGGAGTACGCAGGTTGGAGCCGGAGCCACCAAGGTCAACGTCTGCATCATGAGTCAGTTCATAGAAAATTTCTTCCAGCTGAGGAGTGGTTGTTCCAAGGAAGACGATGTCACCGGTAGAACCGTGCATGTTTGTAAGTCCGGAACCACGCATATCCCAAATGTCAGTGATCTGACGAAGGAAATCGGTGGTGTAGTACTTAGCAGTAGGCTGAGCAACACGAACAGTGTGAAAGTGTGCTACGCCGGGGAACATTTCGGGCTGGTCGCAGTAACGACCGATAACGCCGCCGCCGTAACCGAAAACACCAACGATACCGCCGTGCTTCCAGTGAGTTTCACCATCGTTGTAAGACAGCTCGAGAACACCGAGAAGGTCTTCGCAGACTTCAACGGGAATCTGATAATTCACGTCCTTCTCGTTTTTAGCTCTAGATTCGGCTTCTTGTTTAACGTCGGACACGAAGCTAGGCCATTGCCCGCTTTCAAGTTCGTCCAACAAGGGAGTTTTGTGTTTCGCCATTCCCTTAAACCTCCATAAAGTTTAATAGATATACCTACCAATACAAATTAGACAGTCGGTATAGAATCGCATTAGCGACCTAGCCCGATTGCTTTCCTCTCTTAGTCGAGACCCCCAATCTAATCGATGAAGGGGAGGGCAAGATACCCTTAAGTGAAAAAAAATACAACCTATGATGTGAGATAAAGAACTTCGCTATGAATTGTCAACCGGTGATTCGAATTATCACCGCAAAAAACTCAGGACTTGCCAAGCAAGCCGGATTCAGCGTATTTACTCTTTCCTGACATAGGTGCGTCAGTAGCAGATATTTACTACAAAAATTTTTAATAACCAGCAACATAAACTTGAAAAAGTAATCGCCGCAATATGAAAGAATGTAAACAATGTGGAATTTGCTGCCGTAAAGGCGGCCCCGCCCTGCATACAGAGGACCTCCCGCTCATCATAGATGATAAAGCAATTGATCTCACAGACATCGTGACCCTCAGAAAGGGAGAACTGGCTTTTGACCAGCCAGAGTCAACGGTTGTGCCTCTTGCTGAAGAAATTTTAAAAATTAAGGGAGCAGGCGGCGAATGGACCTGTAAGTTCCTGGCTCTATCCAGCAATGTCTGCCGCATATACAAGAGCCGACCTTTAGAGTGTCAGCTCCTTTTTTGTGAAGACCCTGATCCTTTACTCAAGATTTACGACAAAGGCAGATTAACCAGAAGAAATATTTTGCCAGAAGGCCATCCTGTTCTCGAGATCATAGATGAACATGACAAAAAATGTTTTCCTTCTAAAATGGCTCAGTTGGCATCGGATATTCTTGCAGACTGGAATGACAGTGAAAATCTAAAATCAGATCTGCGTGAAATGTTGATTTACGACAAATCCATCCGTGAACTTGTTACTGAAAAATCAGGACTTCCAGCAGAATCCATGGATTTCTTCTTTGGGCGACCAATGCATAGAGTTCTTGCTGGTTACGGAATTTCTGCCACTCCTAATGGAAAATCATTTTCACTACGTAAATCTTAAGGGAGATATATAAAAATGAAAGATGAACGCGGACTTTACTATTTTCCATCACTTCAGACCCGTGAAACCCGTATGTATGTGCGCGAAAATCAAGGGTCAATTGAATTCAGACTCTGGTCCAATGAAAACCCGGTTATATGGGATAAGCACGAATGGCTGCCTTACGATGTTATTCTTGAAGCCGCAGAAGAGTACAAACAAAGAGGCTCTGATCGCAATCCTATGGCCCTTTACGATCTAAATGTTGCCAAACAACTTCTTAAAGAAGATAAAATTACTCACTAAATCATTTTTTTATATTAACGAAAAACCCCAGTTTACATAAATTGGGGTTTTTCGTCTTTTATTCCGTTTTAATTTTAATCCCCTCTTTTCGAAGCAAAGCAGCAAAAAGCCCATCACCATCAATAAGTTTACGGCTGAACGTTCCATCATAAATTTTACCGATTCCGCATGAAGGAGAACGTGCTTTTAGTATTGCCTTTTCAGCCCCAGCAAGTTTCGCTAACTTAAGAGCCTCTTCTGCCCCCCGTAGGAATGATTCGCTGAAATCTACCCCGTTTTCCGTCATAACCCTGTTTTCTACAATTTCACAGGGAGGACGCGGTGTCGAAAGCCCGCCCAATTGTTCAGGACAAACGGGGATAGCCCTACCCTGCCTGACAAGCTCCTTTACATTTTCATCAGCATTATCCTTACCGTCGTAACGGCAGCAAAGACCTGCGAGACAGGCGCTTACAATATACATATATCCTCCTCAGCATGAATATTCATTGTTCCACTATTAGCTATATGGTAATGTCCTTTTCCATAAACACATTCCCAGGTCAAGGAGGTCTTATGACCGCAATTACAACTTCTGTTTTCGAGCTTTTCAAAATCGGTCCCGGTCCTTCAAGTTCTCACACTATAGGTCCTATGAAAGCCGGATACAATTTTTATAACTCTGTTCAAGAACTTTCACTTGCTTCAACTCCTGATTCTATTGAAATACGCTTATACGGAAGTTTAAGTGCAACAGGTCAAGGTCATGGAACTGACCGTGCCGTGGTAGCAGGTCTCTTGGGCTATACCCCTGAAACTGTTGACTGCTCTTTTCTGAACAGTCTGGCTGACAAATCTGAACATTTATTTAAACTGGGAAAGATTTCTCTTCCTCTGAGCGTTCAAGATGTTATTTTCGCAGAAGTTGAAAACGATT includes:
- a CDS encoding YkgJ family cysteine cluster protein: MKECKQCGICCRKGGPALHTEDLPLIIDDKAIDLTDIVTLRKGELAFDQPESTVVPLAEEILKIKGAGGEWTCKFLALSSNVCRIYKSRPLECQLLFCEDPDPLLKIYDKGRLTRRNILPEGHPVLEIIDEHDKKCFPSKMAQLASDILADWNDSENLKSDLREMLIYDKSIRELVTEKSGLPAESMDFFFGRPMHRVLAGYGISATPNGKSFSLRKS
- a CDS encoding DUF523 domain-containing protein, with translation MYIVSACLAGLCCRYDGKDNADENVKELVRQGRAIPVCPEQLGGLSTPRPPCEIVENRVMTENGVDFSESFLRGAEEALKLAKLAGAEKAILKARSPSCGIGKIYDGTFSRKLIDGDGLFAALLRKEGIKIKTE
- the dsrA gene encoding dissimilatory-type sulfite reductase subunit alpha produces the protein MAKHKTPLLDELESGQWPSFVSDVKQEAESRAKNEKDVNYQIPVEVCEDLLGVLELSYNDGETHWKHGGIVGVFGYGGGVIGRYCDQPEMFPGVAHFHTVRVAQPTAKYYTTDFLRQITDIWDMRGSGLTNMHGSTGDIVFLGTTTPQLEEIFYELTHDADVDLGGSGSNLRTPAACLGMSRCEYACYDAQALCYDMTMEFQDELHRPAFPYKFKFKFDACPNSCVCALARSDFSVVGIWRDEIRIDQEAVAAYVGGEFAPNAGAHSGRDWGKFDIQKEVVELCPGKCIKYADGKLEINDKECMHCMHCINTMPRALMIGNDRGASILCGAKAPILDGPQLSSLLVPFIKVEEPFDEVKEVVENIWDWWMEEGKNRERLGETMRRMGFQKLLEVTNIKADARHVQEPRHNPYIFWKADEVDGPWERDINEYRKRHQR